The following nucleotide sequence is from Psychroserpens sp. Hel_I_66.
CTTTTGTGGTTTGAGTATGATTTGTTTTGCCACATCAATATGGTTGCAGTTATCAGCTTGTTAGAGCAAAAAGGGATTCACCTCCCAATTTACTTAGTTTGTAGCGGGCGTGTAGAGGGAGAAAAAGGACTAAAAGGTTTAGCTCAATTAAATCCCAAACAACTTAAATCCCATTACGAGGACAGAATTAAATTGAACATCGATGATATTGCGCTTGCAAAGCGTGTATGGAGAATTTACTGCGGAAAAGATCATAATTTAATTCTACCTTTGATAACTAGGCCATCTTCATTTAAGTATATGAGCAATTGCCTTAAAGCCCATATTAAACGTTTCCCAGATACAAGAAGTGGTATTAGTACTTTAGAATATAATATTCTCAAACTTGTAAAAGAAAACAAAATTACCTCTAGACATCATTTAGTGGGTTACACCTTGCACTACCAAGGATATTACGGTTACGGTGATTTACAATTAGAACGAGTTGTCGATCTACTTTCTATCTTTTTTACTGAAACTGAAAACACTCTAACCTTGAATAGAAAAGGATTTTTAGCTCTTGAGCATCAACATAATTACCAAAAGGAAATGAATAATACGATTGCATTTGGTGGCATAAAAAGTTTGGACTATAAATTTGATAAAGAAAAAAACAAACTCATAAAAACAGTATTTAATGCCAATTAAGGAATCTGAATTAATATTAAATCCAGACGGAAGTGTTTACCACCTCAATTTGCGTCCAGAGGATATTGCCAATACAATCATTACAGTTGGCGATCCAGACCGAGTAGATACCGTGACCAAACATTTTGATACTGTTGAGTTCTCAACCCATAAGAGAGAATTTCATACACAAACAGGGACTTATAAAGGAAAAAAAATAACAGTAATTTCTACAGGTATAGGAACAGACAATATAGATATTGTTTTTAATGAATTAGATGCTTTAGTAAATATTGACTTAGAGAAAAGAGAAATCAAGTCAGAACTCACCTCATTAGATATCATTAGAATTGGAACTTCAGGCTCCATACAAAAGGAGATTCCTTTAAATTCTTTTGTCATAAGCGAGTATGCTGCAGGTTTTGATAGTTTGCTCCATTTTTATGATAGCGAACATGTGCAGTATTTTGAAATTTCCGAAGCATTAAAAAAACAAACCAATTGGTTTAACAAGAAATCTGATCCTTATGTTGTAAAATGCAGTGAGCGCTTATTGAAAAAATTGTCAAGTAATAAAACAATAAATGGTTTTACCGCGACTAATGTTGGATTCTATGGACCTCAAGGACGTATTTTAAGACTGGCAATACAAGACAAAAATCTAAACGATAAGCTTGCCAATTTTAATTTTAAGGACAAAAACATAACAAATCTTGAAATGGAAACTGCAGGAATATATGGGATTTCCAACTTGTTAGGGCATCATTCCCTATCAATGAATGCTATTATAGCAAATCGAGCAACTGGTGAATTTAGTGAAGACCCAAAAACAATTGTGGAAAATCTCATTACATACACTTTAAATAAGATTATAGATAAAGATTAATTTTTAAGAAAAAAGTATTGAAAAAAGTAAAAATAGGAGGTGTTCCAGAGCATTTTAATCTCGCATGGTATCTCACATTAAAAGATGGAGAATATAAAGACGAAGGAATCAATCTACGCTGGAAAGATTATTTTGGAGGAACTGGTGCAATGAACAAAGCACTTCGTGAGGGTGAAATTGATATGGCTGTGATTTTGACCGAAGGTATTATAAAAGACATCATTGAGGGAAATCCATCTAAAATTGTTCAAACCTTTGTACAATCGCCATTAATTTGGGGAATTCATGTGGCGAATGATTCAAAATTTAAAACCGTAGAAGATTTAAAAGGCACAAAAGCTGCTATTAGTAGATTTGGTTCTGGGTCTCACCTCATGGCTTATATAAATGCTGAAAATAATAACTGGGATCTGGAAAAAGATTTAGACTTTGAGGTAATTAAAAATCTAGATGGTGCTGTAGATGGATTGACAAAAGGAGATGCAGATTATTTTATGTGGGAAAAATTCACAACCAAACCTATTGTTGATGAGGGTGTGTTTAGACGAATCAGTAACTGCCTGACACCTTGGCCATGTTTTGTTATAGCAGTAAGAGAAGATTTTTTGAAAACCAATTATCATGACGTAAAAAAAATATTGCAAATTATTAATAATTCTACGGAAGATTTTAAGGAAATACCAAGTATAGATAAAACCATTTCAAACAGATATGACCAAAAATTAGAAGATGTGCAAGAATGGTTATCCTTAACAGAATGGTCTCAAGACGTTATGGATGAGAAAACTGTAAATACAGTCCAGGACAAATTATTTAAGCTTGAGATCATTGACAAAAAAGTTTCTTATGATCAATTAGTAATGAAGATCGAGTGATTTTCATTCCTTTAAAAAGAAAGTTATTCTGATGGTTTTCTAATCAAAAACAGGTTTATTTACCACGTAAAAACACCTGTTTTTTATTTTTAACTTTCTATTTATCAAAATTTTAATTACTTTAGCTAAACCAAATCCGTGAACTACTTTGATAA
It contains:
- a CDS encoding DUF1835 domain-containing protein, coding for MTPKTLHITNGNSLTDYLVELDIAKAANIITWQETLCVGPTVELVSSKEFMKKRVSFFKTFYDINLNTKEITNELLQLDDIADYTEVLLWFEYDLFCHINMVAVISLLEQKGIHLPIYLVCSGRVEGEKGLKGLAQLNPKQLKSHYEDRIKLNIDDIALAKRVWRIYCGKDHNLILPLITRPSSFKYMSNCLKAHIKRFPDTRSGISTLEYNILKLVKENKITSRHHLVGYTLHYQGYYGYGDLQLERVVDLLSIFFTETENTLTLNRKGFLALEHQHNYQKEMNNTIAFGGIKSLDYKFDKEKNKLIKTVFNAN
- a CDS encoding nucleoside phosphorylase produces the protein MPIKESELILNPDGSVYHLNLRPEDIANTIITVGDPDRVDTVTKHFDTVEFSTHKREFHTQTGTYKGKKITVISTGIGTDNIDIVFNELDALVNIDLEKREIKSELTSLDIIRIGTSGSIQKEIPLNSFVISEYAAGFDSLLHFYDSEHVQYFEISEALKKQTNWFNKKSDPYVVKCSERLLKKLSSNKTINGFTATNVGFYGPQGRILRLAIQDKNLNDKLANFNFKDKNITNLEMETAGIYGISNLLGHHSLSMNAIIANRATGEFSEDPKTIVENLITYTLNKIIDKD
- a CDS encoding substrate-binding domain-containing protein, translated to MKKVKIGGVPEHFNLAWYLTLKDGEYKDEGINLRWKDYFGGTGAMNKALREGEIDMAVILTEGIIKDIIEGNPSKIVQTFVQSPLIWGIHVANDSKFKTVEDLKGTKAAISRFGSGSHLMAYINAENNNWDLEKDLDFEVIKNLDGAVDGLTKGDADYFMWEKFTTKPIVDEGVFRRISNCLTPWPCFVIAVREDFLKTNYHDVKKILQIINNSTEDFKEIPSIDKTISNRYDQKLEDVQEWLSLTEWSQDVMDEKTVNTVQDKLFKLEIIDKKVSYDQLVMKIE